CGGGCTGGTCTCGGTGAGCTACCACTGGAACAACTTCTTCTGGCCGATGGTCGTCACCAACACGCCGGACACCCGGCCGCTGACCGTGGGCCTGGCCCTGTTCGCCAAGGCCGTGGAGGGCGGCTCGGACTGGGCCCTGGTGACGGCCGGCACGGTGATCGTCATCCTGCCGCTGCTGGCGCTGTTCCTCATCTTCCAGCGGCAGTTCATCAGCAGCTTCATGCACAGCGGGTTCAAGTGAGCGACGGGCGCCACGCCGAGGCGGCGTGGCGCCTTAGTCTGCCACCGCCCGCAGCAGGGCCTCCAGGCTGACGCCCTGCATCGCCTCCTGCCGCCACCCCGGGCTCAGACGGTCCAGCGCGAGGGCCTGGGCGGCACCGAGGGCGTAGACCCGGGAGCGGGGCGTCCCGCCCTCGCCGATGGGCTCGGCGAGTTCATCGAGCAGGGCGT
The nucleotide sequence above comes from Symbiobacterium thermophilum IAM 14863. Encoded proteins:
- a CDS encoding carbohydrate ABC transporter permease: MPNYITMRRLNLIDTHLAMMLPYVASAFGTFLLRQTFRPVPRELEEAAAMDGCGPLRTLWHVFIPLARPTLVAYGLVSVSYHWNNFFWPMVVTNTPDTRPLTVGLALFAKAVEGGSDWALVTAGTVIVILPLLALFLIFQRQFISSFMHSGFK